A section of the Leptotrichia sp. HSP-342 genome encodes:
- a CDS encoding type II toxin-antitoxin system HicB family antitoxin yields MKYNYYAVFEKEKDGKYSIYYPDLPGCFSCGDNMEEALYMAKDALEGYLLISEEDNEFIREPSTYYELDKNLKENEILQLITADTDFIKKLNI; encoded by the coding sequence ATGAAATATAATTATTATGCAGTCTTTGAAAAAGAAAAAGATGGGAAATACAGCATTTATTATCCTGATTTACCAGGTTGTTTTTCATGTGGAGATAATATGGAAGAAGCATTATATATGGCAAAAGATGCTTTGGAAGGGTATTTATTAATTTCTGAAGAAGATAACGAATTTATAAGAGAGCCAAGCACATATTACGAACTTGATAAAAATTTAAAAGAAAATGAAATATTACAATTAATAACAGCAGATACAGATTTTATAAAAAAGTTAAATATTTAG
- a CDS encoding type II toxin-antitoxin system HicA family toxin, with protein sequence MSSKEIIKMLEKDGWILRKIVGSHHHFKHPNKIGKVTVPHPKKDLTAGIVNSILKQVGLK encoded by the coding sequence ATGTCTTCAAAGGAAATTATTAAAATGTTGGAAAAAGATGGCTGGATATTAAGAAAAATAGTTGGTAGCCATCATCATTTCAAACATCCTAACAAAATTGGAAAAGTTACTGTTCCTCATCCTAAAAAGGATTTAACGGCAGGAATAGTAAACAGTATCTTGAAACAGGTTGGCTTGAAATAG
- the thrB gene encoding homoserine kinase, which yields MGLKFRVKVPGTSANIGVGYDCLGVALDYFLELEVEESDKIEFLENGEPFSIPIEENLIFEAIKYTEKHLVKNIPSYKVNIMKNDIPISRGLGSSSSAIVAGIMIANKFAGDVLDINEVARLAVEMEGHPDNVVPAIFGGMVLTAHDKENLVYSSLINSDDLCFYVMIPDFKLSTEKARSVLPKTYLVSDAINNISKLGLLVNAFNKGEYDNLRFLLGDKIHQPYRFALINDSEKIFEASKKHGALGEYISGAGPTLISLNYDNDEFLKNMKKELAELSDNWTIEKKKINLKGAEVY from the coding sequence ATGGGTTTAAAATTTAGAGTAAAAGTGCCGGGAACATCGGCTAATATTGGTGTAGGTTATGATTGTCTGGGAGTTGCGCTGGATTACTTTCTGGAACTGGAAGTGGAGGAAAGCGATAAAATTGAATTTTTGGAAAATGGAGAGCCGTTTTCGATTCCAATTGAGGAAAATTTGATTTTTGAAGCGATAAAATATACGGAAAAGCATTTGGTAAAAAATATTCCAAGCTATAAGGTAAATATTATGAAAAATGATATTCCGATTTCACGTGGGCTAGGAAGCAGTTCATCGGCTATTGTTGCCGGGATTATGATTGCAAATAAATTTGCTGGTGATGTGCTGGATATTAATGAGGTGGCAAGATTGGCTGTAGAAATGGAAGGGCATCCTGATAATGTGGTACCCGCAATCTTTGGTGGAATGGTACTTACTGCACATGATAAGGAAAACCTTGTATACAGTTCATTAATAAATTCTGATGACTTATGTTTCTACGTAATGATTCCAGATTTTAAATTATCGACAGAAAAAGCAAGAAGTGTCCTACCAAAAACGTATCTAGTTTCTGATGCAATAAACAACATCTCAAAACTAGGTTTACTTGTAAACGCCTTTAACAAAGGAGAATATGACAATTTACGTTTTCTTTTAGGCGATAAAATCCACCAGCCTTATAGATTTGCATTAATAAATGATTCAGAAAAAATCTTTGAAGCCTCTAAAAAACACGGTGCATTAGGAGAATATATAAGCGGTGCAGGGCCTACATTGATTTCCTTGAATTACGACAATGATGAATTTTTGAAAAATATGAAAAAAGAACTTGCAGAATTATCAGATAATTGGACTATCGAAAAGAAGAAAATCAATTTGAAAGGTGCGGAGGTTTATTAA
- the serA gene encoding phosphoglycerate dehydrogenase, translating into MYKVLVGEYIDDEAIAGLQEARDVKVDVKVGISREEILDIIGEYDALIVRSVIKVDKELLDKAKNLKIVGRAGNGTDNINIPEATAHGVIVANTPDSNTVSACEIAIGLMLASARNIVAANNFIKSGKWEREIFVGSEMFEKTLGIIGLGRIGGLVATRMKAFGMKLVAYDPYISDERFKRYGCEKAKTLDELLEKADVITIHTPKTKETVDMINAENIHKLKDGVRLVNAARGGLFNEEAVAEGLRSGKIASFGYDVHTVEPRSECILYEFENAITTPHIGATTYEAQRNVGTQVVKQVLNGLRGEIVETAVNLPAIGREEFLIVKPFINLAEKLGKIYFQIEKTPITNVVLNYYGEIAEQETALVDSTAIKGILEPVLKEEVNYINSKPLAEKRGINISINKKEHKYKNYSSAIEFVITNEEGKKIYVVGTIGMNNEERIISIKNHDVDMAISDNMIYLGNEDVPGVIGAVGATLGKEKINIATMNVGRRENSAIMLLTVDSEVGRKSLKELRGLSQIKWAHYLDLTI; encoded by the coding sequence ATGTATAAAGTATTAGTTGGAGAATATATTGATGATGAGGCGATTGCAGGACTGCAGGAAGCTAGAGATGTGAAAGTTGATGTGAAAGTTGGGATTTCACGTGAAGAAATTTTGGATATAATTGGTGAATATGACGCTCTTATTGTGAGAAGTGTTATAAAAGTAGATAAGGAACTGCTGGATAAGGCAAAAAATCTGAAAATAGTTGGACGTGCTGGAAATGGTACAGATAATATCAATATTCCTGAAGCGACTGCACATGGGGTAATTGTAGCGAATACTCCTGATAGCAATACGGTTTCGGCTTGTGAAATTGCGATTGGGCTAATGCTTGCCTCTGCGAGAAATATTGTTGCGGCAAATAATTTTATAAAAAGTGGAAAATGGGAAAGAGAAATATTTGTAGGAAGTGAGATGTTTGAAAAAACATTAGGGATTATCGGACTTGGAAGAATTGGTGGTCTGGTTGCTACGAGAATGAAAGCGTTTGGAATGAAACTTGTTGCTTATGATCCGTATATTTCAGATGAACGTTTTAAGAGATATGGCTGTGAAAAGGCTAAAACATTGGATGAGCTGTTGGAAAAAGCAGATGTGATAACCATTCATACGCCTAAGACTAAAGAAACTGTGGATATGATAAACGCTGAAAATATTCACAAGTTAAAAGATGGTGTAAGGCTTGTAAATGCGGCACGTGGAGGATTGTTTAACGAGGAGGCTGTGGCTGAAGGATTAAGAAGTGGAAAAATTGCGAGTTTTGGATACGATGTTCACACGGTCGAGCCACGTTCTGAATGTATTCTTTATGAATTTGAAAATGCAATTACAACCCCACATATTGGGGCGACTACTTATGAAGCACAGCGAAATGTAGGAACTCAGGTTGTAAAACAGGTATTAAATGGACTTCGTGGAGAAATAGTTGAAACTGCTGTGAATCTGCCTGCAATTGGAAGAGAGGAATTTTTAATTGTAAAACCATTTATAAATCTAGCTGAAAAATTAGGAAAAATTTATTTCCAAATTGAAAAAACTCCAATTACAAATGTCGTACTTAATTATTACGGAGAAATTGCCGAGCAGGAAACTGCACTTGTGGATTCGACAGCAATAAAAGGGATTCTAGAGCCAGTTTTAAAAGAGGAAGTTAATTATATTAATTCAAAGCCGCTTGCTGAAAAAAGAGGGATTAATATTTCAATAAATAAAAAGGAACATAAATATAAAAATTATTCATCAGCAATAGAATTTGTAATAACAAATGAAGAAGGCAAGAAAATATATGTTGTCGGAACAATTGGAATGAACAACGAGGAAAGAATTATCAGCATAAAGAATCACGATGTGGATATGGCAATTTCTGACAATATGATTTACTTAGGAAATGAAGATGTGCCAGGAGTTATCGGAGCTGTGGGGGCAACACTTGGAAAAGAAAAAATAAATATTGCTACAATGAACGTAGGTAGACGTGAAAATAGTGCAATTATGCTGCTTACAGTTGACAGTGAAGTTGGAAGAAAATCATTGAAGGAACTTAGAGGATTGAGTCAGATAAAATGGGCTCATTACTTGGATTTGACAATATAG
- a CDS encoding C40 family peptidase, with translation MKKILMLAGALIISAVSFADLQSTIKNHYSNKTIDLSVVSKPKPKEVSSSGTSSTAVRDQIISFAQTKLGSPYVWGATGPNSFDCSGFVGYVFKKAANVSLPRVSSSQATFKPRISSMNMTKGDLVFFETTGKGRISHVGIYMGNRQFIHASSGSRRVTVSSLDSNFYNKTFRWAINPFS, from the coding sequence ATGAAGAAAATATTGATGCTAGCCGGAGCTTTAATTATTTCTGCTGTATCTTTTGCAGATTTACAAAGTACAATCAAAAATCATTATAGCAATAAGACTATAGATTTATCAGTTGTATCAAAACCTAAACCAAAAGAGGTGAGTAGTAGTGGAACTTCTTCCACAGCAGTAAGAGATCAAATTATCTCTTTTGCACAAACAAAATTAGGTTCACCATATGTTTGGGGAGCAACTGGTCCTAACAGTTTTGATTGTTCAGGCTTCGTTGGTTACGTATTCAAAAAAGCTGCTAATGTAAGCTTGCCTAGAGTTTCAAGCTCACAAGCAACATTTAAACCAAGAATTTCATCAATGAATATGACGAAAGGTGATTTGGTATTTTTTGAAACAACTGGAAAAGGTCGTATTTCTCACGTAGGAATTTACATGGGTAATAGACAGTTCATTCACGCTTCTTCTGGAAGTAGAAGAGTAACAGTTTCTAGTTTAGACAGTAATTTTTACAACAAGACATTTAGATGGGCAATTAATCCATTTAGTTAA
- a CDS encoding helix-turn-helix transcriptional regulator: MKINRLFEIVYLLLEKNSITSKELAEYFEVSVRTIYRDIDVLSSAGIPVYFQRGKSGGIKLMDNYVINKSLLSQNEQNEILYALQSLNATNYPNNNKTLSKLSTIFNKKSDNWIKIDFSRYNCDDSTLFEKIKEAILTKQTVKFNYFNTKGEHYERTADPLNLWFKEKAWYLFAYCHKKNDIRQFKITRIKNLTLTNEYFEKTIKDFEINNKKNTVENVKIIVEIDKSQAYRVYDEFSEESINKMENGDFEIIMEYPENEWIYGYLLSFGEHLKVRKPERIKKILFKKIAKMKENYK; encoded by the coding sequence ATGAAAATCAATAGATTATTTGAAATTGTTTATTTATTACTTGAAAAAAATAGTATTACTTCAAAAGAACTTGCTGAATATTTTGAAGTATCAGTTAGAACAATCTATAGAGACATTGATGTTCTCTCTTCTGCTGGTATTCCAGTATATTTTCAAAGAGGAAAATCTGGTGGAATAAAACTAATGGATAACTATGTCATAAATAAATCGCTACTTTCACAAAACGAGCAAAATGAAATACTTTATGCACTTCAAAGTTTAAACGCCACTAATTATCCTAATAACAATAAAACTCTTTCAAAATTAAGCACTATTTTTAACAAAAAGTCAGACAACTGGATAAAAATAGACTTTTCAAGATATAATTGCGATGATAGTACTTTATTTGAAAAAATTAAAGAGGCAATATTAACTAAACAAACCGTAAAATTTAACTATTTTAACACAAAAGGCGAACATTATGAAAGAACAGCAGACCCTTTAAATTTATGGTTTAAAGAAAAAGCATGGTACTTATTTGCCTATTGCCACAAAAAAAATGATATTCGTCAATTTAAAATAACAAGAATTAAAAATCTGACTTTAACAAACGAATATTTTGAAAAAACAATCAAAGACTTTGAAATAAATAACAAGAAAAATACGGTAGAAAATGTAAAAATCATAGTCGAAATAGATAAATCACAAGCATACCGTGTCTATGATGAATTTTCTGAAGAGAGTATAAACAAAATGGAAAATGGCGATTTTGAAATTATAATGGAATATCCTGAAAATGAATGGATTTACGGCTATCTTCTATCTTTTGGAGAACATTTGAAGGTAAGGAAGCCAGAGAGAATAAAGAAAATTTTGTTTAAAAAAATTGCAAAAATGAAGGAAAATTATAAATAG
- a CDS encoding GyrI-like domain-containing protein, translated as MKYEIVEIKEKTLVGFKTRVKDDETMSEKISNLWEKLYSEKGSKNIKDRINNNAIGVYYNYSNENGFEYDCLTGCEVKNKIDEIPEDMTRLEIPKGKYAKFVIFGDPVKAVGEFWYKFWEEFGKEKSDIRNYTYDFEEYIAGNDYENTEIHIYISIK; from the coding sequence ATGAAATATGAAATAGTAGAAATTAAAGAAAAAACTCTTGTTGGATTTAAAACACGAGTGAAAGATGATGAAACAATGTCTGAAAAAATTTCAAATTTATGGGAAAAACTGTATTCTGAAAAAGGTTCCAAAAATATAAAGGACAGAATTAACAATAATGCTATTGGAGTCTATTATAACTACAGTAATGAAAATGGCTTTGAGTACGACTGTCTTACAGGCTGTGAAGTGAAAAATAAAATTGATGAAATTCCTGAAGATATGACAAGGCTAGAAATTCCTAAAGGAAAATATGCAAAATTTGTGATTTTTGGTGATCCTGTAAAAGCTGTTGGAGAATTTTGGTATAAATTTTGGGAAGAATTTGGAAAAGAAAAATCTGATATAAGAAATTATACCTATGATTTTGAAGAATATATAGCAGGTAATGATTATGAAAATACAGAAATTCACATTTATATCAGCATAAAATAA